In Anthocerotibacter panamensis C109, the sequence TGGCGCTCATCAGGCGTACTCCAGGGCTCTCTATATTGTTACACAGGCAAACCGTCCAATCTGCCCGGTGTCGCGTGTTAATCGTCGTTGGCTGCTTCCCATACCGCCTTGAGGTCTAGGACAAAGCCCGGTAGCACGTCCTCCCCTGACAGGATAGTAGCGCCTTCCAGGGTCTCTACAGCTCGGTCTGGGCGATAAATTACAACCTGTCGGGTCTCGGGATCAAGGAGCCAGCCAAGCTTTGCGCCATGCTCGATGTATTCTTGCATCTTGGCGCGCAGGACAGCTAGATCGTCCGTTGGAGATTTGAGTTCCACCACAAAATCGGGACAGAGGGGCGGAAATTTCTTGCGTTGGGTTGCGGTGAGTGCTTGCCAGCGTTCCCGGCGTATCCAAGCGGCATCAGGGGAGCGGTCTGCCCCGTTGGGGAGTTTGAAGCCGGTGGAGGAATTAAAGGCTAATCCCTGTCCTCGATGCT encodes:
- a CDS encoding Uma2 family endonuclease, yielding MSAITIDFSPVLQMTDEQFWELCQRNRDVKFERNAQGALIIMAPTGGETGNTNIELEYQLQGWSREHRGQGLAFNSSTGFKLPNGADRSPDAAWIRRERWQALTATQRKKFPPLCPDFVVELKSPTDDLAVLRAKMQEYIEHGAKLGWLLDPETRQVVIYRPDRAVETLEGATILSGEDVLPGFVLDLKAVWEAANDD